In one Caballeronia sp. M1242 genomic region, the following are encoded:
- a CDS encoding ABC transporter permease, translating to MSTPHLIEPPVRPEFERHPSTLSPAADVTQRDATLPLSTRLFDRAWLRKLLIALVLMALWECVARVVDNDLLLPTFSATCVAFAQGIVSGELIAKTAISLSVLLRGYLLGAALAFVLTSLAVSTRIGRDILSMLTAMFNPLPSIALLPLALLWFGLGTGSLLFVLVHSVLWALALNTYAGFQAVPSTLRMTGRNYGLTGLRHVVLILVPAALPSILAGLRVGWAFAWRTLIAAELVFGASSGRGGLGWYIFQNRNELYTDRVFAGLAAVIVIGLAVEHLVFDTIERVTVRRWGVQS from the coding sequence ATGAGCACGCCGCATTTGATCGAACCGCCGGTGCGGCCCGAGTTCGAACGGCATCCGTCGACACTTTCGCCCGCAGCCGATGTGACGCAGCGCGACGCGACCTTGCCGCTTTCGACGCGTCTTTTCGACCGCGCGTGGCTGCGTAAGTTGCTGATCGCGCTCGTGCTCATGGCGTTATGGGAATGCGTCGCGCGCGTGGTCGATAACGACCTGCTCTTGCCGACCTTCAGCGCGACGTGCGTTGCGTTTGCGCAGGGCATTGTTTCCGGTGAGTTGATCGCCAAGACCGCGATCTCCCTGTCCGTGCTGCTGCGCGGTTATCTGCTCGGCGCGGCGCTCGCGTTCGTGTTGACATCGTTGGCGGTATCGACCCGCATCGGCCGTGACATTCTTTCGATGCTCACCGCCATGTTCAATCCCTTGCCCTCCATTGCGTTGCTGCCGCTCGCGTTGTTGTGGTTCGGGCTCGGCACCGGCAGTCTTCTTTTCGTGCTCGTGCACTCGGTGCTGTGGGCGCTCGCGCTCAACACGTACGCGGGATTCCAGGCCGTTCCGTCGACCTTGCGAATGACCGGCCGCAATTACGGGCTTACGGGCCTGCGGCACGTCGTGCTGATTCTCGTGCCCGCCGCGTTGCCGTCCATTCTCGCCGGCTTGCGAGTGGGCTGGGCGTTCGCGTGGCGCACCTTGATCGCAGCGGAACTCGTGTTCGGCGCGAGTTCGGGCAGGGGCGGACTGGGCTGGTACATCTTCCAGAACCGCAACGAACTCTATACGGACCGCGTGTTCGCCGGGCTGGCAGCGGTCATCGTGATCGGGTTGGCGGTCGAACATCTCGTCTTCGATACCATCGAACGCGTGACCGTGCGGCGCTGGGGCGTTCAGTCGTAG
- a CDS encoding ABC transporter ATP-binding protein, protein MAANPHVLYPVESNKAVLSTTKLLSARNVSLEYRTPERLVRATHDVSFDVYGADRFVLLGPSGCGKSTLLKAVAGFIQPVAGSIEIDGERVRGPGVDRIVVFQEFDQLPPWKTVLQNVAFPLRVARKLGRAEARERALHYLDKVGLAHVADAYPHTLSGGMKQRVAIARALAMQPRVLLMDEPFAALDALTRRRMQEELLRLWSDERFTLLFVTHSIEEALIVGNRILLLTPHPGRVRAELNSHQYSQESVGRGDFQQSVARIHRLLFEEEIAQ, encoded by the coding sequence ATGGCTGCCAATCCTCATGTGCTGTATCCGGTCGAGAGCAACAAGGCCGTTCTATCGACCACCAAGCTGTTGAGCGCGCGTAATGTCTCGCTGGAATACCGCACCCCGGAGCGTCTCGTGCGCGCGACGCATGACGTGAGTTTCGACGTCTATGGCGCCGACCGCTTCGTGCTGCTGGGACCGTCGGGTTGCGGCAAGTCCACCTTGCTGAAGGCAGTGGCCGGGTTCATTCAGCCGGTGGCGGGCAGCATCGAAATCGACGGCGAGCGCGTGCGCGGACCGGGCGTGGACCGCATTGTCGTGTTCCAGGAGTTCGACCAGCTTCCGCCCTGGAAGACGGTCCTGCAAAACGTGGCTTTTCCGTTGCGTGTCGCGCGCAAGCTGGGCCGCGCAGAAGCCCGTGAACGGGCGCTTCACTATCTCGACAAGGTCGGCCTTGCGCATGTGGCCGACGCTTATCCGCATACGCTGTCCGGCGGAATGAAGCAGCGTGTCGCGATTGCGCGAGCGCTTGCGATGCAACCGCGCGTGCTTCTCATGGACGAGCCGTTCGCCGCGCTCGATGCGCTCACGCGCCGCCGCATGCAGGAAGAACTGCTGCGGCTGTGGAGCGATGAACGCTTCACGTTGTTGTTCGTGACGCACTCCATTGAAGAGGCGCTGATCGTCGGTAACCGGATTCTGCTGTTGACACCGCATCCTGGCCGCGTGCGCGCCGAATTGAACAGTCATCAGTATTCGCAGGAGAGCGTGGGCCGAGGCGACTTTCAACAGAGCGTCGCGCGTATCCATCGTCTGTTGTTCGAAGAGGAGATCGCGCAATGA
- a CDS encoding ABC transporter substrate-binding protein has protein sequence MHSRKGKGALRAFVCALALSLGGTCSAFAEGTLRIAEQYGVVYLLLNVARDQKFIEQEGKKQGIDIKVDWAKLSGGASINDALLSGSVDIAAAGVGPLLTIWDRTHGRQNVKGVASLGNLPYYLVSNDPRVKTIADFTDKDRIALPAVGVSVQSRILQYAAAKQWGDKEFDRLDKLTQAVPHPDAAAAIIAGGTEINAHFGNPPFQQQELAGNPKAHIVLSSYDVLGGPSSATVLYATEKFRNANPKTYRAFVDGLADAARFVTQHPNEAADIYLRVNQAKIDRALLVKIITDPSVQFKIAPQNTFALAQFMHRVGVIKNEPKSWQDYFFSDPATRDGS, from the coding sequence ATGCATTCTCGAAAAGGGAAGGGCGCGTTGCGCGCCTTTGTCTGCGCGTTGGCGCTTTCGCTCGGTGGCACTTGCAGCGCCTTCGCGGAAGGCACGCTGCGCATTGCGGAGCAATATGGCGTCGTCTATTTGCTCCTGAACGTGGCGCGCGACCAGAAGTTTATCGAGCAGGAAGGCAAGAAGCAGGGCATCGATATCAAGGTGGATTGGGCGAAGCTCTCCGGCGGCGCGAGCATCAACGACGCGCTGCTGTCCGGGTCCGTGGATATTGCAGCGGCAGGCGTCGGTCCGCTCTTGACCATCTGGGACCGCACGCACGGGCGCCAGAACGTAAAGGGCGTCGCTTCGCTCGGCAATCTGCCTTATTACCTCGTATCGAATGATCCGCGCGTGAAGACCATCGCCGATTTCACGGACAAGGACCGTATTGCGTTGCCTGCCGTGGGCGTGTCGGTGCAGTCGCGCATTCTGCAATATGCCGCCGCGAAGCAGTGGGGCGACAAAGAGTTCGATCGCCTCGACAAGCTGACGCAAGCGGTGCCGCACCCGGATGCAGCCGCCGCGATCATCGCGGGCGGCACGGAAATAAACGCGCATTTCGGCAACCCGCCGTTTCAGCAGCAGGAGTTGGCGGGCAACCCGAAGGCGCACATCGTTCTCAGTTCCTACGACGTCCTCGGCGGACCCAGTTCCGCGACGGTGCTCTATGCGACCGAGAAGTTCCGCAACGCGAATCCCAAGACGTATCGCGCCTTCGTCGATGGTTTAGCCGATGCCGCGCGCTTCGTGACGCAGCATCCGAACGAAGCAGCGGACATCTATCTGCGCGTGAATCAGGCCAAGATTGACCGCGCCTTGCTCGTCAAGATCATCACGGACCCTTCGGTGCAGTTCAAGATCGCGCCACAGAACACCTTCGCGCTCGCGCAGTTCATGCATCGCGTGGGCGTCATCAAGAATGAACCGAAGTCGTGGCAAGACTACTTCTTTTCCGACCCCGCCACGCGCGACGGAAGTTGA
- a CDS encoding TauD/TfdA dioxygenase family protein, producing MTILSPTHDAAEAVEQHIVIRPFDGPLGAEVIGLDLSQPLSAEDFARIHRAHLDYHVLVFREQRITPAQQVAFSKRFGPLQIHVLHQFGLAGYPEVLVVSNIIENGKPIGLGDAGHFWHSDLSYKEKPSLGSMLHAQELPSTGGDTLFANQHLAWETLPAHLKNAVEGRFAEHTYLAKYAELQKRSPWRPNLTPEQIAQVKPVVHPIVRTHPETGRQALFVSEHFTTRIVDMPEDESRALLDEIFAHSVRPEFVYRHVWRDHDMVFWDNRSVMHLAAGTPDDQRRKLYRTTIEGDAPF from the coding sequence GTGACCATTCTTTCGCCGACTCACGACGCTGCCGAGGCCGTCGAGCAACATATCGTCATTCGTCCGTTCGACGGCCCGCTGGGCGCAGAGGTCATCGGGCTCGACCTGTCGCAGCCCTTGTCCGCTGAGGATTTCGCGCGCATTCATCGCGCTCACCTCGACTATCACGTGCTCGTGTTCCGCGAACAGCGCATCACGCCCGCGCAGCAGGTCGCCTTCAGCAAGCGGTTCGGTCCATTGCAGATTCACGTCTTGCACCAGTTCGGACTGGCCGGCTATCCCGAAGTGCTCGTGGTGTCGAACATCATCGAGAACGGCAAGCCTATTGGACTCGGCGACGCCGGCCACTTCTGGCATTCGGATCTCTCATACAAAGAGAAGCCGAGCCTCGGCTCGATGCTTCATGCGCAAGAGCTCCCATCGACAGGCGGCGACACGCTGTTTGCGAATCAGCATCTCGCGTGGGAGACGTTGCCCGCGCATCTGAAGAACGCGGTCGAGGGGCGCTTCGCGGAGCACACCTATCTCGCGAAATATGCGGAGCTGCAAAAGCGCAGTCCGTGGCGTCCGAATCTGACGCCCGAGCAGATCGCGCAAGTGAAGCCGGTCGTGCATCCGATCGTGCGCACGCATCCGGAGACGGGGCGTCAGGCGCTCTTCGTGAGCGAGCACTTCACCACGCGCATCGTCGATATGCCGGAAGATGAAAGCCGCGCATTGCTCGACGAAATCTTCGCGCACAGCGTGCGACCCGAATTCGTCTATCGGCATGTTTGGCGCGACCATGACATGGTGTTCTGGGACAACCGCTCGGTCATGCATCTGGCCGCGGGCACGCCGGACGATCAGCGCCGCAAGCTGTATCGGACCACCATCGAAGGCGATGCGCCTTTCTGA
- the dinB gene encoding DNA polymerase IV, giving the protein MDASLPSSFASQTPPRRIAHLDMDAFFASVELLRYPELRGEPVVVGGGRNAAPETLADGTRRFKRLRDYAGRGVVTTSTYEARKFGVFSAMGMMKAAQLAPDAILLPTDFESYRHYSRLFKAAIAGFTTQIENRGIDEIYIDVTDMPGDSADIGQRMKDAVREATGLTCSICIAPNKLLAKIGSELDKPDGLTILTMNDLPTRIWPLAARKVNGIGPKANDKLAALGIVTVGDIAAADLGLLQSHFGPTYAAWLARIAQGQDERPVVVSSTPKSMSRETTFERDLHPKHDRATLSAEFTGLCKRVADDLARKGYVGRTVGIKLRFDDFRTVTRDLTIPVATADASEIRRAATECLKRIVLDKRLRLLGVRVSALESADEAGVSVAPVQVELPFDAIED; this is encoded by the coding sequence ATGGACGCCTCACTGCCTTCCTCGTTCGCCTCGCAGACGCCGCCGCGCCGTATCGCGCACCTCGACATGGATGCGTTTTTCGCGTCGGTCGAGCTGCTGCGCTATCCGGAACTGCGCGGCGAGCCGGTGGTGGTCGGAGGCGGCCGGAATGCCGCGCCCGAGACGCTGGCGGACGGCACGCGCCGTTTCAAGCGATTGCGCGACTACGCGGGCCGCGGCGTGGTGACGACCTCCACGTACGAAGCGCGCAAGTTCGGCGTGTTCTCCGCAATGGGCATGATGAAAGCGGCCCAGCTCGCGCCCGACGCCATTCTTCTTCCGACGGATTTCGAGTCTTACCGGCATTACTCGCGCCTCTTCAAAGCGGCGATTGCCGGATTCACCACGCAGATCGAGAACCGCGGCATCGACGAGATTTATATCGACGTCACCGACATGCCCGGCGATTCCGCGGACATTGGTCAGCGCATGAAAGACGCGGTGCGCGAAGCGACCGGCCTTACGTGTTCCATTTGCATCGCGCCGAACAAGCTGCTTGCGAAGATCGGCTCGGAACTGGACAAGCCCGACGGTCTCACCATTCTTACGATGAACGACCTGCCCACGCGCATCTGGCCGCTGGCCGCGCGCAAGGTGAACGGCATCGGGCCCAAGGCGAATGACAAGCTCGCAGCGCTAGGCATCGTGACCGTGGGCGATATCGCGGCCGCCGACCTCGGCCTTCTGCAATCGCACTTCGGTCCGACCTATGCGGCATGGCTCGCGCGGATCGCGCAAGGGCAGGACGAGCGGCCTGTCGTCGTGAGTTCCACGCCCAAGTCCATGAGCCGCGAGACCACGTTCGAGCGCGACCTGCATCCCAAACACGACCGCGCCACGCTCTCGGCGGAATTCACGGGCCTGTGCAAGCGCGTGGCGGACGATCTCGCGCGCAAAGGTTACGTGGGGCGCACCGTCGGCATCAAGCTGCGTTTCGACGACTTTCGCACCGTCACGCGCGACCTGACCATTCCGGTCGCCACGGCCGACGCCTCCGAGATTCGTCGCGCAGCCACCGAGTGCCTCAAACGAATCGTGCTCGACAAAAGACTGCGACTGCTCGGCGTGCGCGTGAGCGCGCTCGAGTCCGCTGACGAAGCCGGCGTTTCCGTCGCGCCGGTACAGGTCGAATTGCCTTTCGATGCGATCGAAGACTGA